The following proteins come from a genomic window of Campylobacter concisus:
- a CDS encoding quinone-dependent dihydroorotate dehydrogenase, whose translation MSLNYETLKSIFFKFDPETAHKIAELAMIGANKIFPGSLSFVANKCVVDDNALKQNLFSSTYHNPVGIAGGFDKNATMFEALTALGFGHLEFGTFTPKPQPGNDKPRLFRLIDEESIQNAMGFNNDGCEAIKNRVKKLYPYTLPIWANIGKNKVTPNEDAIKDYEILVREFSEICDTFVINVSSPNTPNLRALQDESFIKELFSVILPLTKKPIIFKIAPDMSHEDAIRLCSCAVENGASGVLVSNTSVDYSLSHSSNLKDFGGLSGKVIAKKSKEIFKAVADELYGKTTLIACGGIDSGAEAYERIKMGANLVQIFTSFIFKGPIIARDINLEILELLKRDGFASISEAVGIDVKK comes from the coding sequence ATGAGCTTAAACTACGAAACTTTAAAATCTATATTTTTTAAATTTGATCCTGAAACTGCCCACAAGATCGCAGAACTTGCAATGATCGGAGCAAATAAAATTTTTCCAGGATCATTAAGCTTTGTAGCAAACAAGTGCGTGGTCGATGACAATGCATTAAAACAAAATTTATTCTCAAGCACTTACCACAACCCAGTTGGCATAGCTGGGGGCTTTGATAAAAATGCCACAATGTTTGAAGCACTAACAGCTCTTGGATTTGGGCATTTAGAATTTGGCACATTTACTCCAAAACCTCAACCTGGCAACGACAAACCAAGACTTTTTAGGCTTATAGACGAAGAGAGCATCCAAAACGCGATGGGCTTTAACAACGACGGCTGTGAGGCTATTAAAAATAGAGTCAAAAAACTTTATCCTTATACTTTGCCAATCTGGGCAAATATAGGCAAAAACAAGGTCACACCAAACGAAGACGCAATAAAAGACTATGAAATTTTAGTAAGAGAATTTAGTGAAATTTGCGACACCTTCGTCATAAATGTCTCATCGCCAAACACGCCAAATTTAAGAGCATTGCAAGATGAGAGCTTTATAAAAGAGCTTTTTAGCGTTATTTTGCCGCTTACTAAAAAACCAATCATCTTTAAAATCGCTCCTGATATGAGCCACGAAGATGCGATCAGGCTTTGTAGCTGCGCTGTAGAAAACGGCGCTAGTGGCGTGCTTGTTTCAAATACAAGCGTTGATTACTCGCTCTCTCACTCGTCAAATTTAAAGGATTTTGGCGGACTAAGCGGCAAGGTGATCGCTAAAAAGTCAAAAGAGATCTTTAAAGCCGTTGCAGACGAGCTTTACGGCAAGACGACGCTTATCGCATGTGGCGGCATAGATAGCGGCGCAGAGGCATATGAGCGCATAAAAATGGGAGCAAATTTAGTGCAAATTTTTACAAGCTTTATCTTTAAAGGGCCGATTATCGCAAGGGATATAAATTTAGAAATTTTAGAGCTTTTAAAACGAGATGGCTTTGCTTCTATCAGCGAAGCAGTCGGCATAGATGTTAAAAAATAA
- a CDS encoding M16 family metallopeptidase, with amino-acid sequence MIKFNKTKLENGLEIYHIPVNPGSKVISVDVFYKVGSRNEVMGKSGIAHMLEHLNFKSTKNLRAGEFDEIVKGFGGVNNASTGFDYTHYFIKASNENLDKTLGLFAELMKNLSLKDKEFQPERDVVHEERRWRTDNNPMGYLYFRLYNHAFIYHPYHWTPIGFIKDIENWNINNIKEFHATFYQPKNAILMISGDIGKDEAFKLAKKNFSSIKNKRAIPKSHCKEPEQDGARKAIIYKDSQTQMLAIAYKIPNFKHGDQVGLNAISEYLATGKSSVLQQKLVDELMLVNQIYAYNMSCVDENLFIFLAVCNPDVEASVVEAEILKIIDDLKNKPIDKDDVLRVKNLIKSDFIYSFESASKVANLYGSYLARGDIKPLYELEKNIDKIDAKLLKEIANRYFNEKTSTTIILKKE; translated from the coding sequence TTGATAAAATTTAATAAAACAAAACTAGAAAACGGACTAGAAATTTATCACATACCAGTAAATCCTGGCTCAAAAGTGATAAGTGTCGATGTATTTTACAAAGTTGGATCAAGAAACGAAGTGATGGGCAAAAGTGGTATCGCTCACATGTTAGAGCATCTAAATTTCAAATCAACCAAAAATTTACGAGCTGGGGAGTTTGATGAGATCGTAAAAGGCTTTGGCGGCGTAAATAACGCAAGTACAGGCTTTGACTACACCCACTACTTTATAAAAGCTTCAAATGAAAATTTAGACAAAACGCTTGGGCTTTTTGCTGAGCTTATGAAAAATTTAAGCTTAAAAGATAAAGAATTTCAGCCAGAGCGAGACGTGGTGCATGAAGAGCGCAGATGGCGAACAGACAACAACCCTATGGGATACCTTTACTTTAGGCTCTACAATCACGCATTTATCTATCATCCATATCACTGGACTCCGATAGGCTTTATAAAAGATATCGAAAACTGGAATATCAACAATATAAAAGAATTTCACGCTACCTTTTATCAGCCAAAAAATGCGATTTTGATGATAAGTGGCGACATCGGCAAGGATGAGGCGTTTAAACTGGCTAAGAAAAATTTTAGCAGTATAAAAAATAAAAGAGCCATCCCAAAATCTCACTGCAAAGAACCTGAACAAGACGGAGCTAGAAAAGCTATCATCTATAAAGATAGCCAAACACAAATGCTAGCAATCGCTTACAAAATCCCAAATTTTAAACACGGCGATCAAGTAGGTCTAAATGCGATAAGTGAATATCTAGCTACCGGCAAAAGCTCGGTTTTGCAGCAAAAATTAGTCGATGAGCTAATGCTTGTAAATCAAATTTACGCTTACAATATGAGTTGTGTCGATGAAAATTTATTTATATTTTTAGCAGTTTGCAACCCAGACGTCGAGGCGAGCGTGGTTGAGGCTGAAATTTTAAAGATCATAGATGATTTAAAAAATAAACCAATCGACAAAGATGATGTTTTAAGAGTTAAGAATTTAATCAAAAGCGACTTTATCTATTCGTTTGAAAGTGCAAGTAAGGTTGCAAATTTATATGGCTCATACCTTGCTAGAGGCGATATAAAGCCACTTTATGAGCTTGAGAAAAATATCGATAAGATTGATGCTA